Proteins encoded together in one Drosophila gunungcola strain Sukarami chromosome 2R unlocalized genomic scaffold, Dgunungcola_SK_2 000013F, whole genome shotgun sequence window:
- the LOC128256136 gene encoding ribitol 5-phosphate transferase FKRP, producing MKVFRLRLVKLVLLGFLLANLVFFYYTWNTLLWRRISRALTGESVAPEEPPKAAKLSPKDKVHNANKHIRKSITIVFYGHYNFEQDLRASIDSILDVIPNMPILVLQDGGAEYAYPPVNYERNLTAGEERSVVFQSLAFDVRHSRQELNPLAAIRTKYVLIMPDGVRLSSKNILQKILREINSLGQPGQPKEQRPPVPPEETVRRMVLVPFAGNLKSFSSCVRMTLDLPDWTLELVATNDSRRCDLFLQKHAILLDASVLGAMPEPFTLPFPEMLYMQAKIANLSTTVFPQAFQEGRRLFASFHTKQRRMDLRRRQFREMYKKLQIKRIVRRAYRVPGKAQAREVWGQGHGLVLDGQFSSSNTSLPLITDIDLFGCERTTKSCIGSVYNERPYYSYLGKHTPPCCLDKLRTTFNHVLEEFENVGIRYWLDNRALQSAIETNHLSPDAYDIDISFNVQDLERSNAMKKSQSKPYVDNEGFYWIKATDGHYFRVQFSKPNQVGVNLLPYSITGTEARANGFFGWKATTFSADYLHPMSTVLFLGKSVMCPNNVLEYLEEKHIKVRSADLDAEED from the exons ATGAAGGTCTTTCGGCTGCGACTGGTGAAGCTCGTCCTGCTGGGCTTCCTGCTGGCCAACCTAGTGTTCTTCTACTACACCTGGAACACGCTGCTCTGGCGCCGGATTAGCAGAGCCCTCACGGGGGAGTCGGTGGCCCCGGAGGAGCCGCCAAAAGCGGCCAAACTGTCGCCCAAGGATAAGGTGCACAATGCAAACAAGCACATACGGAAGTCCATAACCATCGTGTTCTACGGCCACTACAACTTCGAGCAGGACCTCAGGGCCAGCATCGATAGCATCCTGGACGTGATACCCAACATGCCCATCCTGGTGCTGCAAGACGGCGGTGCCGAGTATGCCTATCCGCCGGTAAATTACGAGCGTAATCTAACCGCCGGAGAGGAGCGATCCGTGGTCTTTCAAAGTCTGGCCTTCGATGTGCGGCACTCGCGGCAGGAGCTGAATCCCCTGGCCGCCATTCGCACCAAGTACGTCCTCATCATGCCGGACGGTGTGCGGCTGAGCAGCAAGAACATCCTGCAGAAGATCCTGCGCGAGATCAACTCACTGGGCCAGCCGGGACAGCCTAAGGAGCAGCGGCCACCGGTTCCGCCGGAGGAGACAGTGCGTCGGATGGTGCTGGTCCCGTTCGCCGGGAACCTAAAGTCCTTCAGCAGCTGCGTCAGGATGACCCTGGATCTGCCGGACTGGACGCTGGAACTGGTGGCCACCAATGACAGCAGACGATGTGATTTG TTCCTGCAAAAACACGCAATCCTGCTAGATGCATCCGTTTTGGGAGCCATGCCCGAGCCATTTACCCTGCCCTTCCCGGAGATGCTCTACATGCAGGCCAAAATTGCCAATTTGTCG ACCACGGTGTTTCCGCAAGCTTTCCAGGAGGGTCGTCGTTTGTTTGCCTCGTTTCACACCAAACAGCGGAGGATGGATCTGCGAAGGAGGCAGTTCCGTGAGATGTACAAGAAACTGCAAATCAAGCGGATTGTGAGGCGGGCCTACAGGGTGCCCGGCAAGGCCCAGGCGAGGGAGGTGTGGGGTCAGGGACACGGCTTGGTCCTGGACGGCCAGTTCTCGTCGTCGAACACCTCGCTACCGCTCATTACCGACATCGATTTGTTCGGCTGCGAACGGACCACCAAGTCGTGCATCGGGAGTGTGTACAACGAGAGGCCCTACTACTCCTACCTGGGCAAGCACACTCCACCCTGCTGCCTGGACAAGTTGAGGACGACCTTTAACCACGTGCTGGAGGAGTTCGAGAACGTGGGCATACGTTACTGGCTGGACAACCGGGCCCTGCAGAGCGCCATCGAGACGAACCACCTTTCTCCGGATGCCTACGACATCGATATTAGCTTCAATGTCCAGGACCTGGAGCGATCCAATGCGATGAAGAAGTCGCAGAGCAAGCCGTACGTGGACAACGAGGGATTCTACTGGATCAAGGCCACCGACGGGCACTATTTCCGCGTCCAGTTCTCCAAGCCCAACCAGGTGGGCGTCAATCTGCTGCCCTACTCCATTACTGGAACGGAGGCTCGGGCCAACGGATTCTTCGGCTGGAAGGCCACCACCTTCTCGGCGGACTACCTGCATCCCATGTCCACGGTGCTCTTCCTGGGCAAAAGCGTTATGTGTCCGAACAACGTGCTCGAGTATCTGGAGGAGAAGCACATTAAGGTGAGGTCCGCTGACCTGGATGCGGAGGAGGATTAG
- the LOC128256130 gene encoding atrial natriuretic peptide receptor 1 — protein sequence MHLFRVSIHVSFLLFVGSFSAHPNPRRNEISWEDVNKDLSLDTTTSMAGYNGNDTGPEVKVYERSRETKSLQLPRYTEAGEMGQMRVYNVGVLMASHLDSPFDLERCGPAVDLALEEINKVFLRPHNITLLKKKGSYPSCSGARAPGLAADMHFQDDVIAFIGPACAFALEPVARLAAYWNTPIITGMGDQPPSSEGELTVTSGILGRIHKWKNENTGMFKDKSKYPTLTRMSYCQCRLILVFASVFRQFNWKHVALLVDRSELFSWTVGKNLEYGLRQEGLLSFVRELNGNEEEIYENYLKDASMYARVVILSVRGVLVRKFMLAAHSLGMTNGEWVFLDVEIFQSDYWGDKGWEMKDEHDAKARKAYEALLRVSLLQPTSPKFQDFADNVRENALYDYNYTFGEGEEVNFFIGAFYDGVYLLGMALNETLTEGGDIRDGVNITRRMWNRTFEGITGHVRIDDNGDRDADYSILDLDPINGKFSVVAHYSGVHKEYAAVHGKKIHWPGGREEPPPDVPPCGFLGNSTDCLGNLSTIMYSIFGLALFLGLVFLVICLLQKQMKLSKELNNMTWRVRPDDVLIEMGGMFGSKGGLQRLDVENISLQQFGIHSGRASIASFTSLPPQVYTTIGQFKGERVAIKKVNVKKVDLTPQLLWEIKQARDVSHENTVRFVGACIDLPRPTVLILTEYCSRGSLKDVLENEAIELDWNFRMSLIHDIVKGMNYLHNSDVAAHGKLRSCNCLIDGRFVLKISDFGLRTLTTPSDFVRDQNYYLKLLWIAPELLPLTSIPGCCPATQRGDVYSFGIILEEIVNRGGPYQEARQQMDVHTILHKVRQCNGFRPLIRERECPPDLLELMEKCWADNQEERPTFSTIRGNIRTIMKGFCENLMDDLLNRMEQYANNLESLVEEKTRQLSLEKQRTEELLYQILPRPVAQQLMAGDLVEPEEFSSVTIYFSDIVGFTELCARSSPMDVVNFLNDLYSTFDRIIGFYDVYKVETIGDAYLVVSGLPEPNGDKHAREIALMALDILQAVSSFNLRHKPEYKIQIRIGMHSGSVCAGVVGKKMPHYCLFGDTVNTASRMESTGQPGKIHVSSATKAILDKFGTFQMEHRGDVELKGKGTVTTYWLNSTTEGEARPPTPQIQATDEVPFPLLFAGMGK from the exons CACCTGTTTCGAGTCAGCATCCACGTTTCCTTCCTGTTGTTCGTCGGATCCTTCAGTGCCCATCCTAATCCCAGGCGCAATGAGATCTCCTGGGAAGACGTGAATAAGGATCTGAGTCTGGATACCACCACGTCGATGGCGGGGTATAATGGCAATGACACGGGGCCAGAGGTGAAGGTTTACGAGAGGAGCAGGGAGACCAAATCCCTTCAACTTCCTAGATACACTGAAGCGGGCGAAATGGGCCAGATGCGTGTCTACAATGTTGGGGTACTTATGGCCTCTCATTTGG ATTCCCCATTCGACCTGGAACGCTGTGGACCGGCCGTGGATTTGGCCTTGGAAGAGATCAACAAGGTATTTCTGAGGCCCCACAACATAACGCTGTTGAAGAAGAAGGGCAG CTACCCATCGTGCTCGGGCGCCCGGGCTCCGGGACTTGCCGCAGACATGCACTTCCAGGACGATGTAATCGCCTTCATTGGACCAGCCTGCGCCTTTGCCCTTGAGCCGGTGGCACGTTTGGCCGCCTATTGGAACACACCCATCATCACCGGCATGGGGGATCAG CCACCTTCCTCGGAAGGTGAGCTCACGGTGACTTCTGGAATCCTGGGAAGGATACATAAGTGGAAGAACGAGAACACG GGCATGTTCAAGGACAAGTCCAAGTACCCAACCCTCACCAGGATGTCCTACTGCCAGTGCCGGCTCATCCTCGTCTTCGCCAGCGTCTTTCGGCAGTTCAACTGGAAGCATGTGGCCCTGCTGGTGGACAGATCGGAGCTCTTCTCGTGGACAGTGGGCAAGAACCTGGAGTACGGACTGCGGCAGGAGGGACTCTTGAGTTTTGTAAGGGAGCTCAACGGGAATGAGGAGGAGATTTACGAGAACTATCTAAAGGATGCCAGCATGTATGCAAGAG TTGTGATCCTGTCAGTACGCGGAGTTTTGGTGCGCAAATTCATGCTGGCGGCTCACAGTTTGGGCATGACCAACGGCGAGTGGGTCTTCCTGGACGTCGAGATCTTCCAGAGCGACTACTGGGGCGACAAGGGCTGGGAGATGAAGGACGAGCACGACGCAAAGGCTCGCAAGGCGTATGAGGCTCTTCTTAGGGTCAGCCTGCTGCAGCCGACCAGTCCCAAGTTCCAGGACTTTGCCGACAATGTGCGGGAGAACGCGCTCTACGACTACAACTATACGTTTGGCGAGGGCGAGGAGGTGAACTTCTTCATCGGAGCCTTCTACGACGGGGTCTACCTGCTGGGCATGGCCTTGAACGAGACCCTCACCGAGGGCGGCGACATCCGGGATGGGGTCAACATTACGAGGCGAATGTGGAACCGCACCTTCGAGGGCATCACTGGGCACGTGCGAATCGACGACAACGGCGACCGCGATGCGGACTACTCCATTCTGGATCTGGACCCAATCAACGGAAAGTTCTCGGTCGTGGCCCACTACTCCGGTGTTCACAA AGAATACGCGGCTGTCCATGGCAAGAAGATTCATTGGCCAGGTGGACGCGAGGAGCCACCACCGGATGTGCCCCCCTGTGGTTTTCTGGGAAACTCGACGGATTGCCTCGGAAACT TATCCACCATTATGTACTCCATATTCGGCTTAGCCCTGTTTTTGGGTCTTGTTTTTCTAGTTATTTGCCTTCTACAAAA GCAGATGAAGCTTAGCAAGGAGCTGAACAACATGACCTGGCGCGTTCGTCCCGACGATGTCCTGATCGAAATGGGGGGCATGTTTGGGTCCAAGGGCGGACTACAGCGCCTGGATGTGGAGAACATCTCGCTGCAGCAGTTCGGGATCCACTCAGGCCGCGCCTCGATTGCCAGCTTCACCTCCCTGCCGCCGCAGGTGTACACCACCATCGGGCAGTTCAAGGGCGAGCGGGTGGCCATCAAGAAGGTGAATGTGAAGAAGGTGGATCTCACTCCGCAGTTGCTTTGGGAGATCAAGCAGGCGCGGGATGTGAGCCACGAGAATACGGTGCGATTTGTGGGCGCCTGCATTGATCTGCCCCGGCCCACGGTGCTCATTCTAACCGAATATTGCTCGAGGGGCAGCTTGAAGGACGTGCTGGAAAACGAGGCCATCGAACTGGACTGGAACTTCCGCATGTCGCTCATCCACGACATCGTCAAGGGCATGAACTATCTGCACAACAGCGATGTAGCCGCGCATGGAAAGCTGCGGTCCTGCAATTGCCTCATAGACGGACGATTCGTCCTAAAGATTTCCGATTTTGGACTCAGAACGCTGACCACACCCTCCGATTTCGTGCGGGATCAAAACTACTATCTGA AGCTTCTATGGATTGCCCCCGAGCTCCTGCCACTGACCTCCATTCCAGGCTGCTGTCCGGCCACGCAGCGTGGCGATGTCTACTCGTTTGGCATAATTCTGGAGGAGATTGTCAATCGTGGCGGACCGTATCAGGAGGCCCGTCAGCAGATGGATGTACACACGATCTTGCACAAAGTAAGGCAGTGCAACGGATTCCGGCCGCTCATCCGGGAACGCGAATGTCCGCCGGACCTGCTGGAACTGATGGAAAAGTGCTGGGCGGACAACCAGGAGGAAAGACCCACCTTCTCCACAATCCGGGGTAATATTCGCACCATAATGAA GGGCTTTTGTGAGAATCTGATGGACGATCTACTGAACCGCATGGAACAGTATGCAAACAATTTGGAGAGCCTCGTGGAGGAGAAAACCCGCCAGCTGAGTCTGGAGAAACAGCGCACGGAGGAGCTTCTCTACCAGATCCTTCCACGCCCTGTGGCCCAGCAACTGATGGCCGGAGATCTTGTGGAGCCGGAGGAGTTCAGCAGCGTGACCATATACTTCAGTGACATCGTCGGCTTCACGGAACTCTGTGCGCGCAGTAGTCCCATGGATGTGGTGAACTTCCTGAACGATCTGTACAGCACCTTCGACCGGATCATTGGATTCTACGATGTGTACAAGGTGGAGACTATTGGGGATGCGTATCTGGTGGTCTCTGGACTGCCCGAGCCCAATGGGGATAAGCATGCCCGCGAGATTGCTCTGATGGCGCTGGACATCCTGCAGGCCGTCAGTTCCTTTAATCTGCGCCACAAGCCGGAGTACAAAATCCAGATTAGAATTGGGATGCACTCGGGATCAGTTTGCGCCGGTGTTGTGGGCAAGAAGATGCCACATTACTGCCTCTTTGGGGACACGGTCAACACGGCGTCGAGGATGGAGAGCACGGGGCAGCCGGGCAAGATTCACGTTTCGTCGGCCACCAAGGCCATTCTGGACAAGTTCGGTACCTTCCAGATGGAGCATCGCGGCGATGTCGAGCTGAAGGGCAAGGGCACGGTCACCACCTATTGGCTAAACAGCACCACCGAGGGCGAGGCCCGACCGCCCACTCCGCAGATCCAGGCCACCGACGAGGTGCCCTTCCCACTGCTCTTCGCCGGCATGGGAAAATAA